The following DNA comes from Cucumis sativus cultivar 9930 chromosome 7, Cucumber_9930_V3, whole genome shotgun sequence.
ACATCAGTTGAAGTATAGCGGAAACAAGCAATCATTCTCCCATATCTGTACAAGTAAAGCAATGAAAGAACAATGTTCAACTTTGGCTACTCTGATATCCCATAGGTTGAGAAAGAAGATGCACAAGTGAAACGAGAGATGGTATGCTTTCCACTTTGGCTAGTTTGATATCCTCCAcatgttgagaaaaaataaaagaaaaagaacttttcACATGGAACCCAAAAGCTTAACGATGGGTACTGATAAGTTTAATATTATACCAACACTCTAATAGTGTCCCTCACTTGTGAACTTGAAGATTTGTTGAAGGTCCAACAAGTGgaattcaatattaatattaattggaTTGGGGCGGAAATGACTTTACAGGGGTTCAAACTCAGGATCTGTTTTGATATCAATAAACCCAAAACTTAAGTTGATGGATTTGagcaaatttaatattatatgtaAAACTCTAAAAACTACATCACTTTCAGTGATCTGTGGACCCTATATAATAATGTTCTGAATcaagtacaaaaaaataagCAGACAACTAGTAATAAGAGGAATAAAGGAATCAGCAATCAAATTGCATggtaaaaagttaatttgCATAACAAACCGAGAATCAATAtgtaaatttacatttatttcaAAGAAATGAACTACATAagactatttaaaaaaattaattacagaAATAAGAAATTGACTGCAATTAAATCGACGATGATCAGTGTTATTTCAGAAAGTACTATACTTTGATAAGGTCCATGAAGACTATGGTTCTCTCTTTTCATGGAGTAGTGCATGAAATTGAAAGGCATATAACTACAATTATAGATTGCCAGTTgtctattataattttttagaaattcaaatatttttataagcCAAATAATTACCCATAAAAACGAAGGCAGTCTCTATGTAAGGAGTGGCCACAGCTTGCCACTCTGCTAGCAGCAATGTGGTTTGAAAAACTGAGCTCTAAGAACTTCCCAAATGAGAGTCCCCATGCAGCATCTGACATCACTACTCTTCGAGTAGCTGGAGGAAAACCATTGTTTCGTGGGCATCGTAGGCATCTATGCCACATCCAAATCTTCCCTTCTCTTTCACCTGGCAAGAGAAGTTCTGGTAACTTTCTAACAGATATTGTGAGGGTGCCCTGTCTATGAGTATAACAATGAACATGTGCTTCTGCTGGCATATCGCAAGAATCGCACCGGTAAGCCTGAAATGATACAAGgactcaaaattttcatcaagTATATCCACGTTTGCAATAGAGAGAAATCTGGTGTACATTAAAATAAGACAGCTCACCtgattaaataatttgtccCTTAAGAATCGGCCTAAAGGTTTATCAAAAGTCCCATAGTATTTGATTCTAAAGAGATGTGACCTCTCACAGACACTTCCTTTCAATATGCATCTTGATGATGAAGAGACCAAAATACTTTGATGCGCAGAAGATGCTGTAGGGAAATCATCTTTCCCTGTTCCCAGCTCCTCTTTGAAAGTTCCAAGCTCttgttgattttgaatattCTGTTGCACGTTTAATGGCTCTGAGCCAGTTGGCTGGCTAGATACCACTGAGTTATGAAAGTCTTCAGAATCAATAGAAAACTTGTCATTCCCCAACAACTTAACAGATCCTGGTTCTTGTTTCTGATAACCATTAGCAGAAGATTCTTCCATTTCACCCCGGGTACCCAATGCATTTCTCTCCTTAATTGTACTATATGAAGAGGGCTCATCATCATAAGACTCTGAACCAATAGTCCAGGGGACGGGATGAGAAGAGAAAATTGCAGTTGAATTTGCTGCGGATGAACTAGGTTGGGAGAGTTGAGAACTAGGACCATTTTCTACAAAAGGTATAGTGCTGTTGCTTGATAAGATTAGATCTGAGGAAGGTAAGCTTTTGGATCTTTGTGGCTCCTCGATAGGTAAGCTAGGTGGCTGCCCCTGATAACCAGGAAGACTGAAATCAGGGACCATTGATATGGATCTCTCGACAACAGACGATTTCACAGGAATTGCAACAGTAATTGGGGAGTTCAAGGGAAGCTCTGGTAGAGAGGCTCTTTCATCAGCAAGAAAAGATGTTTCCAAGGCCAAATGATAAGCAGCAAAAACTCCATACTGAATGACTCGCTTTGCTTTCTTCAGCTCATCCATGTCAGCACCTCTAAGTAAAATCTAAAGGAAATAGATATGCAAAAGTTACAACTACTTAAACCAATGGTTTGTAATCACACATCTATTTTGTATGGCACAACaaccaaatatcaaattataagTAGCACGTCCACTAGACCActgaaaaaatgaatcaattaTAGATTTGAATAATGCCAAGTCATCACTTCCTCAATCCAACCTacccccccccaaaaaaagtGTGCAAGGAAAGTAATTCTGAAACCCTCATTCCATTTTTCCAGCAGAGAATCCCAAGGATAGAAATCAACAGGTGAGCAATATTCATGCAGAAACAAAGTTCTGCCATGCCCAAGCTCGTTTCCACCCTATTAATTCTAGAAATTCTTGGTACGTTACTTTTCAAGCCCACAAAGACGCACATGATTTTATGTATTATTCTCAATAAAACACATACACACAAATTTGGCAGTAGATATATCGAGAACTTACAGTACAACCCAATGGCTTTGGGCAACCTTCAAAAAACATCAATGTCTTCACTGATCTTTTCCCCATTGATCCAGAGGAGGTAAGATCTTCCGTGAACCTTTCTACATGAAATAACTCGCAATATCCCAACTTTGGTGATGACAGTTGATCGATTGAAGGAACTATCTGTGCACCCGTGCAGCGGGCTATACGCTCCAAAAGAGGTCTCTTAATATTGAGAACAAGCGATATATCTTTTGCAAGTAGGTACTCTTGTGCAAATCTTGACACTGATTTTTCAACTAAAAGAACATCAGGGCGCTGTGCATCTATTTTTGCAACTGCCATCTTCAAATGGTCAATCTCCTATAAAGGTTTAGATCCAATTAGCATAAGATAcgggagaaaaggaaaaaataaataaatgaatgcaTGAGGTTACAGATTATATACAATAGCTGGcaatatatcattaataaCTATAGACTGAAACTAAAAAAGTTACCTGCTGCAACAGCGTATCAAAACTTGATAAGTGATTGGAAACCCTTTGGTATTCGAGTGCACCTCCAAGAATCAGCAAGCGAGTCTTCTCTATCTTTGAGATCATTCTCCGATGAGCcacatttttcttacaaaCTACCCCTTTTACCACcatactaaaagaaaagttatcgAACTCCTTGTCAGAAGGTTTAAGAACTAGAAGTATCAACTTATTTTCAGAACCAAAAGTACATGCAACTatggaataaagaaaaatgggcTATTGTTACCAGGTACGTTAACATTCAACATAGGTATGGATtgtatcaaacaaaatatatataaagattcATCAGTCAACAAAAATGGCCAAGATGGAAagaattaaaacataaaataggaGAATAGTTTTTCGTACGAAAACCCATACACACCGAGTTAGGTGTCATAAATGACATAACAAAGTCTAATGACAGATAAAAGCTATATATACACCAAAACAGTTACCTATTGCGGCGAAGTCCCGAAGCAATACATTTGACTTTCACATATCCACCTGGGTCCATCTCACCGCATCTACTCATATCTGGCTTTAATAGTGTGGCAGCCTCCCAAGACAGGGAAGTAATTATCTCCAGCCAACTCTCCTTATCACTGATCTCACCCAAAGGAAGGTTCTCAACCTGCAACAATTGAGCAACTAAAGCCCTAAAATGTCCATCAACAACATTCTTCATGACATTCTTGTGCTCCTCACTAGACCTATCCTTACTACGATATTCCCCACTCCCAAAACTGCTAGAGGCTCGGAAATACCCCCATTCACCAGCATCATGTccctcatcatcatcatcatagAAAGTTTCcctctcatcttcttcatcttcaggTTCAGGTGGGATCCAAAGAAGCCCATTACTCTCAAAATCAACAGGTTCAGACTGGACATCATCTGTAAATTCTAAAGAGGAATGCCCTGGATCTTctccataaataaaatttgtttcttctttttggtcGAGATCTGAAATTCCTTCAAGACCTTGTGAATAAAAACTTTCCTGCAACGGAGAGCTACTTAAACTTCTGACATCGTTGTTTTCCCCATCAAGCTGCTCGTTATGTGGTCCATGCTCAATTCCAATCTCTTCAGGTTCAGGTTGACCAAAGTAACTTATGGCTTGAGGTGAATGGCTTGCTTCAGTATCAGACTTGTATACACCATCATAATCATCCTTGCCAGCACTCCTGATAACAAAGAAACCACCGAGGCACATGAGTAAAATAGCCACAAAAGATGTTTCACTCTGTGCCTTCCTACCAGGAGCATCAACTATTAAAATGACTCACAAGTAAAATgatattgaaatttcaaaatggaaTCCCGAACATTTAACTACTCTTTAGAACCTATACGACTTGGAAATGTGTGgttctcatttttttcaaatctatGGCCAGTTGATCAACTTCAAGGGTCTTCTATCATTAAGTTCAACTCTTgaggttaaattaaaatattgatttgtaaCAAAAAGCGGAAATCTTATAATAGAGGTGTCTAGAATGATCAAACTACTGACGGGGTTGAAGAGGCCAAGCAACAACCAAAAATTAAACGCTAACGTTAGAGGTAAGACCTGTTCATGGAATAATTTTGTGGTGTATCTCCTATGCTAGAAAGAATGTCAATGCTCCTTCCCAATGCCGATTCACCCTGCTGATCTCTGCCTGTTAAGATAACAGGTGAATGTTGTGGGCTGAGACCAGAATGCTCTAGAGCTTGTTGGTTGGCCTCAAAGGAATAAGGCACAGAAGCAAAAGTAATGCTGCTGTCAGCAGTGCCACTAGATCTAGGACTGGACAAACTAGCCGCTGATGGTGAACTGGAGATATCCTGGTTAAGCACCCTGATCTCATGATCTGAAGCAGCTATTCCCTGATTCCATTGCTTGAAGCAATAGTTACAAACACGAattctctccctctcttcaCGAGGGATCCTCGGGTCACCTGATGGAGCAAGTATTGAGTTTGCTGTACACTTAGCACAGAACACTCTTCCACAAAGTCGGCAATGGTGTCTACGGTTGATAAGGGTAAATTGTGAATCACAATCGTAGCATACCCGGCAACTCTGATCGGGCATCCAAAAAGCCCTCGATACATTAGCTGATTCAGATCGCCAAGGGATCCAAGACTTCCAATTACCAAGTATATCAGTCAATGTCTTGTCTGGAGAATCCATTGACCAACAAACCCACGATTCCGTTCATTATGATTCGCTCATTTGAAAGGAGACTCAACAAATTCAACctgaaaacaagaaaagtcAATCACCCAATGAAGGACATAAACTTCTGAACCTCGATCAAACTGATTCAACCATAACGCAAAAGAAAGacaaccaaaagaaagaaacagcGAAATGGGAACTTCGttgttgaagaaatgaaaCCCATCCCAGAATTCGCCCATTAAACCTACTCCCATACTTCACATCGACATTAATcttccaacaacaaaatacaaagTAGTTTCGCCATTAAAGAACCATATCCCAATTTCAGACATAAATTAACTCGAAAGTAATGAAAGCGTGAACTAATTAAAATCGAATAACACCACCAGCAAAGCAAGATCAAGAATCTTCTCAGCTACCTTCAATAAGTTCAATCAAGCTCCTTCAAAACCGACCAAATTCAATCACTTCCAGCTCCGATTACTCCCAAAACCAGCTCCCCTCtgcagaaaacaaaaaattaaaagaaaaaaaaaacactactTCCTATTCAACAAGATATATCCACCTCCCTCCAAGCTCAACATCAAAcagttgataaaaaaaaaggtgtcaAATTCCGATTGGCTTCAACTTGAACTGAAATTGACCACCGCCAAAATCCTCCTGataggaaaggaaaggaagaagcCAACACAACTTCAAAGTTGGGgtttgagaagaaagaa
Coding sequences within:
- the LOC101211666 gene encoding 1-phosphatidylinositol-3-phosphate 5-kinase FAB1B isoform X2, whose product is MDSPDKTLTDILGNWKSWIPWRSESANVSRAFWMPDQSCRVCYDCDSQFTLINRRHHCRLCGRVFCAKCTANSILAPSGDPRIPREERERIRVCNYCFKQWNQGIAASDHEIRVLNQDISSSPSAASLSSPRSSGTADSSITFASVPYSFEANQQALEHSGLSPQHSPVILTGRDQQGESALGRSIDILSSIGDTPQNYSMNRSAGKDDYDGVYKSDTEASHSPQAISYFGQPEPEEIGIEHGPHNEQLDGENNDVRSLSSSPLQESFYSQGLEGISDLDQKEETNFIYGEDPGHSSLEFTDDVQSEPVDFESNGLLWIPPEPEDEEDERETFYDDDDEGHDAGEWGYFRASSSFGSGEYRSKDRSSEEHKNVMKNVVDGHFRALVAQLLQVENLPLGEISDKESWLEIITSLSWEAATLLKPDMSRCGEMDPGGYVKVKCIASGLRRNSMVVKGVVCKKNVAHRRMISKIEKTRLLILGGALEYQRVSNHLSSFDTLLQQEIDHLKMAVAKIDAQRPDVLLVEKSVSRFAQEYLLAKDISLVLNIKRPLLERIARCTGAQIVPSIDQLSSPKLGYCELFHVERFTEDLTSSGSMGKRSVKTLMFFEGCPKPLGCTILLRGADMDELKKAKRVIQYGVFAAYHLALETSFLADERASLPELPLNSPITVAIPVKSSVVERSISMVPDFSLPGYQGQPPSLPIEEPQRSKSLPSSDLILSSNSTIPFVENGPSSQLSQPSSSAANSTAIFSSHPVPWTIGSESYDDEPSSYSTIKERNALGTRGEMEESSANGYQKQEPGSVKLLGNDKFSIDSEDFHNSVVSSQPTGSEPLNVQQNIQNQQELGTFKEELGTGKDDFPTASSAHQSILVSSSSRCILKGSVCERSHLFRIKYYGTFDKPLGRFLRDKLFNQAYRCDSCDMPAEAHVHCYTHRQGTLTISVRKLPELLLPGEREGKIWMWHRCLRCPRNNGFPPATRRVVMSDAAWGLSFGKFLELSFSNHIAASRVASCGHSLHRDCLRFYGYGRMIACFRYTSTDVHSVYLPPSKLDFNYEDQEWIQKEKDEVVNQAELLFSEVLNTLRQIAEKISGARTINSTRKMELRRQIAGLEAILQKEKAKFEESLHKTMNGEGRQGQGAVDILEINYLRRKLLIQAYVWDQQLIQAANLENGNSAGSFVAESEERLVVDSEKLSEISTNSKLVEDLKSSDSHLAYQQCNEGPSNGKEFVTNLAQPDIQVEEVGDSDADKGEEHLCSTNISDPSETLEPKTYLQAAQADGEFSRMVSLSDTLEAAWTGDNGSVVGITKNNSLILSNSTLEDSSGIDITISNDHSEDQNVDRVTHAISQSLPSKALDDTEDFEGYLDTASSNFYYLFNENFLASGQKLEALAKHNPVFLSSFWELEFQGGARLFLPLGVSETVVPVYDDEPSSIIAYALMSPEYHSQLIDEAEKVRDGGDSLPSLSYTDSFFQSSDDFSFDTSKSLGPSDDTISSISGPRTSISLDPLSYPKSLNPRIFFEEYGPHGGVKYSVTCYYAKRFEALRRICCSELDFVKSLSRCKKWGAQGGKSNVFFAKTLDDRFIIKQVTKTELESFIKFAPEYFKYLSESIGTRSPTCLAKILGIYQVTAKHLKGGKESKMDVLVMENLLFRRNVTRLYDLKGSSRSRYNADSTGNNKVLLDQNLIETMCTSPIFVGNKAKRLLERAVWNDTSFLASIGVMDYSLLVGVDEEKHELVIGIIDFMRQYTWDKHLETWVKATGILGGAKNSSPTVISPKEYKKRFRKAMTTYFLMVPDQWFPLSIVPSQSQSDFGDENMPDGKPDAVSVS
- the LOC101211666 gene encoding 1-phosphatidylinositol-3-phosphate 5-kinase FAB1B isoform X1; translation: MDSPDKTLTDILGNWKSWIPWRSESANVSRAFWMPDQSCRVCYDCDSQFTLINRRHHCRLCGRVFCAKCTANSILAPSGDPRIPREERERIRVCNYCFKQWNQGIAASDHEIRVLNQDISSSPSAASLSSPRSSGTADSSITFASVPYSFEANQQALEHSGLSPQHSPVILTGRDQQGESALGRSIDILSSIGDTPQNYSMNRSAGKDDYDGVYKSDTEASHSPQAISYFGQPEPEEIGIEHGPHNEQLDGENNDVRSLSSSPLQESFYSQGLEGISDLDQKEETNFIYGEDPGHSSLEFTDDVQSEPVDFESNGLLWIPPEPEDEEDERETFYDDDDEGHDAGEWGYFRASSSFGSGEYRSKDRSSEEHKNVMKNVVDGHFRALVAQLLQVENLPLGEISDKESWLEIITSLSWEAATLLKPDMSRCGEMDPGGYVKVKCIASGLRRNSMVVKGVVCKKNVAHRRMISKIEKTRLLILGGALEYQRVSNHLSSFDTLLQQEIDHLKMAVAKIDAQRPDVLLVEKSVSRFAQEYLLAKDISLVLNIKRPLLERIARCTGAQIVPSIDQLSSPKLGYCELFHVERFTEDLTSSGSMGKRSVKTLMFFEGCPKPLGCTILLRGADMDELKKAKRVIQYGVFAAYHLALETSFLADERASLPELPLNSPITVAIPVKSSVVERSISMVPDFSLPGYQGQPPSLPIEEPQRSKSLPSSDLILSSNSTIPFVENGPSSQLSQPSSSAANSTAIFSSHPVPWTIGSESYDDEPSSYSTIKERNALGTRGEMEESSANGYQKQEPGSVKLLGNDKFSIDSEDFHNSVVSSQPTGSEPLNVQQNIQNQQELGTFKEELGTGKDDFPTASSAHQSILVSSSSRCILKGSVCERSHLFRIKYYGTFDKPLGRFLRDKLFNQAYRCDSCDMPAEAHVHCYTHRQGTLTISVRKLPELLLPGEREGKIWMWHRCLRCPRNNGFPPATRRVVMSDAAWGLSFGKFLELSFSNHIAASRVASCGHSLHRDCLRFYGYGRMIACFRYTSTDVHSVYLPPSKLDFNYEDQEWIQKEKDEQVVNQAELLFSEVLNTLRQIAEKISGARTINSTRKMELRRQIAGLEAILQKEKAKFEESLHKTMNGEGRQGQGAVDILEINYLRRKLLIQAYVWDQQLIQAANLENGNSAGSFVAESEERLVVDSEKLSEISTNSKLVEDLKSSDSHLAYQQCNEGPSNGKEFVTNLAQPDIQVEEVGDSDADKGEEHLCSTNISDPSETLEPKTYLQAAQADGEFSRMVSLSDTLEAAWTGDNGSVVGITKNNSLILSNSTLEDSSGIDITISNDHSEDQNVDRVTHAISQSLPSKALDDTEDFEGYLDTASSNFYYLFNENFLASGQKLEALAKHNPVFLSSFWELEFQGGARLFLPLGVSETVVPVYDDEPSSIIAYALMSPEYHSQLIDEAEKVRDGGDSLPSLSYTDSFFQSSDDFSFDTSKSLGPSDDTISSISGPRTSISLDPLSYPKSLNPRIFFEEYGPHGGVKYSVTCYYAKRFEALRRICCSELDFVKSLSRCKKWGAQGGKSNVFFAKTLDDRFIIKQVTKTELESFIKFAPEYFKYLSESIGTRSPTCLAKILGIYQVTAKHLKGGKESKMDVLVMENLLFRRNVTRLYDLKGSSRSRYNADSTGNNKVLLDQNLIETMCTSPIFVGNKAKRLLERAVWNDTSFLASIGVMDYSLLVGVDEEKHELVIGIIDFMRQYTWDKHLETWVKATGILGGAKNSSPTVISPKEYKKRFRKAMTTYFLMVPDQWFPLSIVPSQSQSDFGDENMPDGKPDAVSVS